CTTATACACAAGTTTTGCATGGCTCTCCTGTTTCTCAGCAAATGACAAATTCTAGGGAAACTGGTATTCATGTACAAAGATTACAAAGGAGCTGCTGCTAGACTTAGCTTGGAGCAGCACTCCAGGCCTTTGCATTCTTTAGATCTTCAATTTGCATCTCACAGGCTATTAATCAGttttctgctctcctgccctAGCAAGGGAGCAGCTGTGTGCAGGTCTGAACACCAAATAGTAAAAGACAGATTTCAGCAATTTATTCTTTTAAGAAGCCCTGTTAATCATGAACTGAAGCCTTGTATTTGGGATATTGAGAAACAGCACCTGGCAGACAAGTTAACGCACAGGCAACAATGGAGTCTAGGCAGATACTATAATTACTCAAAAGCCAAAATTTATAGTCTCCCTACAAAGGCTACCATACCTTTGTGATGCTTGTTTAAGCCCTCTTAAAGCAGCTCTGCTAATCATTTAAGCTTGATTATGCTGTGTACAGCCCCAGTTCTGATATCCAAgtcaaatataatttaattgtAGCTACTCCACCCAACTGTTACTAGATTTGAACTGCACTTGCATATACCTCATCTGtcttgtgtttgggggcctgctGGGTTATCGATGTCTTCTTCAAATCATGTCTGAGCTTGTAgatttcttcatcttctttagCTAGCCTGTCTGcaacacaggaaagaaaaaattaactctgaaTCTGGAAGTGCTATTGAATTACAGAAAGCATCACAAGTTAGCGCCAGAAAACACATCGTGTCTCTCTAGCAGCTTCTTCTAAGCCTTCCATAGTCTCCCAGAGAAATGATGCCATTATACACAAGTCACTCTAAGAGACTAAATTTCAATAAACTATACAAACTAACAGATGACCAATATAGATGTGGGTGCTGTGAGAAGCATTTATGTATGTAAACTGGCATAGGTGGGCAGGCTAACATCTATACTTATCAAGAAAAAAGTCAAAACCAAGCCAAGAAAGCTCTAAGTCACGAATACGTGTTCTGTTGCTATCTCACAAATGTATGCTAATATGAAACTGATGGAATAGAAATAAGTGGACTATATCTAGACTTCAAACTTACTATGTGTGTCCAAGTATCTGGCCTTATCCTTTTTGCCCCcaaagagagcagcagctgcttttttgaagaaatttttcgCAGGACTTGACAAATGGAAATCAGGGACGGTGTGACAACAGCTTGCAGAAAGTCTATCAGGTGTAAAGCCCTGTGGAAATACAACACAATTTTTAGACCACAGAGTGCATTTGTATGCGGATTTTGTTTTTTACCACTAATAGCAGACAGTACAAACCTGTAAGAAGAATTCATGTCGAATTATTTCATCTAAACTGGGCCGATCTTCAGGGTTTTTTGACAACATACTAGCTATTAAGTGTTTTGCAGGTGCCAAGAGAGATGAAGGCAGGCTGTATCTTGCTTCCCTTATACATCTGTATGTTTCTTTAAGATTTGTAGTCTCAAATGGGGGTCTTCCCAACAGCATGGTATACCTGTTTgaaggcaaaggaaaacagttttattttacaCACCCATCATACTTGTGTCTACAGCTACAAAAAAAGGCTTTGTCTATCTCCCAACATGAAGAATTTCTGCATTGAGCTACACATGTATAAAAGGCTGTAaatggatgcagcactgcatcCCCTTTGAACTCTCAAAAGTCTAAGCCAGTGACAGATATAATACATTTCAAAGGCAGGAAAGTACTTACATTACACAGCCTAAGGCCCATATATCAGATTCACAGCCATGCCCTTGTTTGTTGAGGACTTCTGGAGAGAGGTAATTTGGTGTGCCACATattgttctgaaaaaaatcaaagacacCACAGAGCTGGTTAATATTTCAAATAGAAAGAGGAAGGAGCTACTTTTCAAAGGGCAGGTTTTCTTCTCAAGTTCAGATGTCTAAAGAGGAGCTGTAGGAACTTTAATACCATAGATGTTTTTTCGTTTTATCTTCATGACACGAGAGGGGCAGTAACTAGCTTTTGCTATGGAACATGACATCTTATTTCCATTTGAATTTAGTTTCATTTACGACTACACTATACATTTTTGATGCTCCTAcctcctcctgtgctccagTGGTTCCAGCCTAGCTGCCAAGCCAAAGTCACCGAGCTTCAGTTCCATGTTCTCATTGATAAAGAAGTTACCTGGCAGACAAAGAAATTCCAGTTAGTCCATCCCTGGCAAGGTATGAAGGCATTTGCCACAGGTGCTGAGTCATACTTTGTTCAGAGCCAGAAGCTaggcaagatttttttttttaattaggaatGCTTAATGTCATCCCTTAAGCAGCATGAGTTTCCACTGTAAAGACTAAGCTGATTCTACTAAACAAACTATCACCATACAAGGATAAAGTGGTACAACACTGACAGGGCTGGAGGAGTATGTTTAGAAGTTGGCAATCTGGAGAACTTACCTAGTTTAAGATCCCTGTGTAAGATTTCCTGTTCATGAAGATACTTCAGCCCTGACACAATTTGCCTGAGGTAGTATCGTACTTCTGGTTCTGTCAATACCTTCCTCGCCTTTAAGATGTGAGCCATTGactgcagaggaaaaacaaaggcagaaatGTCACTGACAATTCAGGCACAAGATTCACCTTAAGCAGAAGTAAATGAGTAATACAGAAACAACAACTAAAGCcacataaaaaaatgttttacacaTCACACATTTAAATTAGTTGCAGATTCCAGGTAAGTAAATACCAGATTTCTCCCAGTTGATGCTCACCCTTCTACTGCAGTATTCCAGAAGAATGTAAATATTCTCTCTGTCTTCAAAGTAGTGATAAAACTGCACAACATGTCTATGATTAAGCATTCTGTGCAGCTCAATCTCTTTATCAATCTGTAAAGACAAGACagtgggaaagaagaaaggtgTTGTTAGCCTTACTTCCACAAGGCTAAGCAGACAGCTCTATCAGAACCATTTCAGGAAAAGGGGCAGGCAATCCAGCACACAAAGagtttgtggaaaaaaaaaaaatcattcatgCATACATACCTTCTCCCTTTGATGAGGTTTTGCTACTCTGCTGTGAGGAATGATTTTCGCAGCATAAACTTTATTTGTTGTCAAATCTGTCATCTCGTAACACTTGGCAAATCCACCCTAGAGAGACACAAGAGAAAAAGGCAATTAGAGCAGGTATAAATGCAGTCCTGCACTTAGTCATTCACCAGCTCATGTATTAGTCAATAAGCGCAACTTCCTTAGCAAAGGGCAATTTTCTAAGGACAGGTCCCGGGTTCATCGTCTGTTGGAAGGCTCGCAAGCTCTCCACTCCCCGCATGCACCATCCAGGTCTTTCCCGCGGGCTCGCCCGAGCCGAAGGCACGATTGCGGGGCAGCAAGGGCGCTCGGACCCACAGCCCGTGGCCCGGACGGCGCTGCCAGATCGCGGGCGGCAGCACACTCCGCTCTCCGGGGGAAGGCAGCCCCGCGGGGGCAGCGCCCGGCCGAGAAGGGCGGCGAGCGGGGCACACTGGCCGCCGCCTCGGGAGGGCACGGGGCTCGGCGCGGCCATTACCTTTCCGAGCACCTTGCCGCGGCAGTAACGCTTCCCTGTCGTGGGGTCGGTAATAATCCGGGACACCTCGGCTGCGGGGTGGCCGTGCTGGTGCAGCGGCTCCTCCGCCTTCTTCCTGCGCGACTCGCCGCCGGCCGCTCTGCCCGCTGCCGCCTCGCAGCCCTTGGCACCGCCGCCGCCCGGTGGGTGGGCGATAGTCCGTAGGAGCTCCATCACCGCACCCCGCCGGCTCCgtcctgcctgccctcctcGGTCCCGCTCCACCTGCCCTACCCTTCCCACCCGCTCTGCTCACGACGCTGAGCCGCTCCGCGGGTCGCCCTTTATGAAGAGGATGGCGGCTCCGCCCCAACTGAGGGGCGGTCCAGCCCCAACTCCgctccgcccgcccggcccggcccagctcgCCCCGCCCCGGCAGGCCCTGAGGAGAGCTAAGCAGCACCGGGCTGACCTGTTCTGCCCTCTTGCCGGGCTGTCCTGTTCTGCTCTCCCTTGCTCAGCCGTGTGGAGGGAGCAGAGCGGAGCGGCGGGGCGAACAGGCTCTTGTCCCCCGACAGCGAGGGAAGCTGCCCTGGCCGTTTGTGTGGGAGCTCCTCAAAGAGAGCTTCAGCGTGAGAGGTGTTTTCCTCGCTCGAGGATTGCTGTGTGCGGGGCAGTGGGGGTTGGAGACGGACGGTCCGAGCTGCAGGAGTGGCCCTGTAACGCGTGCCTGTTGCTGCGCGTCGGGAAGAGAAGGAGTTTGTCCCGCCTGcgccagagcagctccagcgcAGCAGAGAGACAGGCAGGGCCGGCATGGAGCTGAGGCGCATGGGCTTGCTCAGATGGTACAAATCACTGGCATGAATGCCCCAATGCCAAGGGGCTACCTCCCTTGGTAAGGAGAGCTCATGCCTAGGAACATGCCCCACAGCTGTCTTAACAACAGTCAGCTCTCAAATCTCTTCATAAGCAGCAAATAAATCAAGTTGGAAGGCACCTGAAGGCAATTGTAGTATAGGGCCCCTGTACAGGCAATTGCTAGAAAGTGAAGTCTGGTCTGGGAGAACAATACTGAAATGTGAAGTATTGTTCACCTTTCTGAAGAtgcaaaaatgccaaaatttatcattttcttAGTGTCTTGCCTATTTCTGAAGTAGAATTTTCTTGTTGGCAGACAAAATACTTCTACTTGTTTTTGTTGCTGGTAAAAATCAAAGACTAGTTTATTTGGTAGGAATGACTCTCAATGCCTGTAAGTTATTTCAGTGTCAGTCCCTTAAAATCTCTCATTTCAGATCTTAAAATAACAGAATGGCCTAATTTTAGAGTGTCAACAACAGAATGCACGCCTTAACAGAACACACAAAGTccccccagccaaaaccagcaagaGTGTAGAACAACAATATTTGTTTATTAGTTTCTTCCCATAGGTGCTGCTTTAGGAAGGTAACAGTGCTGAAGTGTTAAATGTACTGGATTGTGTACACTCTTCATCTGCAGTTTTTTAATGGGCATTTGTTGCTGCAATTGAGTTGCCTTTCTAACTCACTCTGCAAAACCTAGTCAAATCACATTAATATTACTAGTCATTAACTATAGGGGtagaagtaaaaagaaaaagaaggaaaaattgggATAAGCAGATACTGTTCAGTCCTGTGCCCCCTTAGCCCTTTGTCTTACAGGCACTGACTTCCTTGACAAATATTTTTGCCCTCATGTAACCTTACCTTTCTCCAAATTAGTACCCggttttgtaaaataaattacaaataaaCGTGATTTCCCTTTGTTACGTGTCAATACATTGCTTTGGTCTGCTGCGCTGAAAGGCttttggggaaaggggaaatagGCAGAATAGAGGAACAAGTTTTCCATCTTCTGGAATGAAGTGGTACTGCACATGGTAAAAAGCGTAAGGAAAACAAGCTTTGTCTGGTAAAGGTTTAGGGAAGATTGTTAAGCTTGGCTTTAAGAGGACACAAGCACGTGGTTAAAGTACACAAAGTGTTCCGATAAGCAGGATTGACACTATTGTTCCCACTTACTTTGC
This genomic window from Zonotrichia leucophrys gambelii isolate GWCS_2022_RI chromosome Z, RI_Zleu_2.0, whole genome shotgun sequence contains:
- the PLK2 gene encoding serine/threonine-protein kinase PLK2, which encodes MELLRTIAHPPGGGGAKGCEAAAGRAAGGESRRKKAEEPLHQHGHPAAEVSRIITDPTTGKRYCRGKVLGKGGFAKCYEMTDLTTNKVYAAKIIPHSRVAKPHQREKIDKEIELHRMLNHRHVVQFYHYFEDRENIYILLEYCSRRSMAHILKARKVLTEPEVRYYLRQIVSGLKYLHEQEILHRDLKLGNFFINENMELKLGDFGLAARLEPLEHRRRTICGTPNYLSPEVLNKQGHGCESDIWALGCVMYTMLLGRPPFETTNLKETYRCIREARYSLPSSLLAPAKHLIASMLSKNPEDRPSLDEIIRHEFFLQGFTPDRLSASCCHTVPDFHLSSPAKNFFKKAAAALFGGKKDKARYLDTHNRLAKEDEEIYKLRHDLKKTSITQQAPKHKTDEEIQPLITTVVKPGALPETKQIGDSIRMIVRGTLGSCSSSSECLEDSTMGSVADTVARVLRGCLENMPEADSNPKEQLTASFQWVTKWVDYSNKYGFGYQLSDHTVGVLFNNGAHMSLLPDKKTVHYYAELGQCSVFPATEAPEQFISQVTVLKYFSHYMEENLMDGGDLPSLTDVRRPRLYLLQWLKSDKALMMLFNDGTFQVNFYHDHTKVIICNQSEEYLLTYINEDRISTTFRLTTLLVSGCSLELKHRMEYALNMLLQRCN